The Maniola hyperantus chromosome 12, iAphHyp1.2, whole genome shotgun sequence genome has a segment encoding these proteins:
- the uif gene encoding uncharacterized protein uif isoform X3 has product MLIRCRTALSVVVLLSLVAPSFSETNLFTCPNGWDLKGLHCYKFFNIRHSWEKAAELCRRYGSELIVIDSYTENNMTANMVPSSPSNNHYWLGLATVDDLRTNTLESAAGALVSQYAGFWDLRQPNPKDGECVDVHVTSDSQSWELTTCETLLPFMCRANACPTGTFHCSNGRCINAAFKCDKQDDCGDASDEMDCASECHFYMASSGDVVESPNYPHKYSPFSECKWTLEGPQGQNIVLQFQDFETEKSFDTVQILVGGRTEDKSVNLATLSGKQDLSNTTYVSASNFMIIKFSSDGSVEKKGFRASWKTESSNCGGILRATPQGQVLTSPGYPNTYPGGLECMYIIEAQPGRIVSLEIDDLDLEMNRDYIVIKDGNMPSSPVLARLTGSGEDNEKVVISTTNHMYMYFRTSLGDSKKGFNMRYSQGCRATIIAANGTFTSPAYGLSNYPNNQECLYRIKNPNGGPLSLKFNEFAIHPSDVVQVFDGSSPSGLRLHSDNGFTVKPRITLTASSGEMLIRFMSDSLHNGAGWKATFSADCPPIKSGIGALASNRDTAFGTTITFSCPIGQEFATGKSRISTKCLDGGKWSTTYIPSCQEVYCGPVPQIDNGFSIGSTNVTYRGVATYQCYAGFAFPTGQPIERISCLSDGRWERTPTCLASQCVALPDVPHANVTILNGGGRSYGTIVRYECEPGYVRTGQPVLLCMSNGTWSGEVPICSKILCPKFPEIKNGFIVDQTRSYMFGDEARVQCHKGYKINGPSIIRCGANQEFDAMPTCEDINECISSQCDSTSTECKNTQGGFYCPCRPGFTPSLDCRPVGDLGLINGAIPDESITTSTSEPGYHKGMIRLNNGGGWCGNNLEAGANWVLVDLRAPTIVRGFRTMSVMRADANIAFTSAIRIQYTNDLADVFKDYTNPDGTAVEFRILEPTLSVLNLPMPIEAQFIKFKIQDYVGAPCLKIEIMGCARLDCSDINECNENNGGCDQKCINTPGNFSCSCNIGYELYFSNGTAGFSIEKSETGERDGDTYQRNKSCVPVMCPPLASPENGLLLSTKSSYHFGDIVEFQCDFGYVMSGFSSLLCTSSGTWNGTAPECQYARCVTLSDDKKDGLKVIRDDSESVLVPYRDNVTITCTSPGRLLRNTATSSFRQCVYDPKPGLPHYWFSGAQPQCPRKDCGVPMPTPGAEYGQYLDTRYQSSFFFGCQNTFKLAGQTSKHDNVVRCQANGIWDFGDLRCEGPVCDDPGRPADGIQISKSYEQGSEVLFGCSRPGYILINPRPITCIREPECKVIRPLGLASGRIPDSAINATSERPNYEAKNIRLNSVTGWCGKQEAFTYVSVDLGKVYRVKAILVKGVVTSDIVGRPTEIRFFYKQAENENYVVYFPNFNLTMRDPGNYGELAMITLPKYVQARFVILGIVSFMDNACLKFELMGCDEPAVEPLLGYDYGYSPCVDNEPPVFQNCPQHPIIVQTDVNGGLLPVNFTEPTATDNSGAIARLEVTPQHFKTPIQVFHNMVVRYVAFDFDGNVAICEVNITVPDYTPPRLSCPQSYVIELVDKQDSYAVNFNETRKRINATDASGEVFLKFIPEKAVIPIRGYENVTVIASDKYGNQAQCHFQVSVQATPCVDWELMPPAHGSLNCLPGDRGIQCIATCSPGFRFTDGEPVKTFVCETKRQWVPTAVVPDCVSENTQQATYHVVAGVQYRALGAVSNACLPQYKDLLAQYDNILNERLSQRCSAVNVNINVTFVKAMPSLLDENVVKMDFVLAITPAIRQTQLYDLCGSTLNLIFDLSVPYASALIEPVLNVSSIGNQCPPLRAIRSTITRGFTCSVGEVLNMDTTDVPRCLHCPAGTSAGEKQKSCTMCPRGFFQNQARQGSCLKCPQGTFTREEGSKDLNDCVPVCGYGTYSPTGLVPCLECPRNSYTSEPPLGGFKDCQACPVNTFTYQPAAFGKDKCRAKCAPGTYSPTGLAPCSQCPRNFYQNLVGSTLCLECPTNMKTVSTGATGLEECLPVECSNSACQHGGLCVPKGHGVQCYCPAGFSGRRCEIDIDECESQPCYNGGTCIDLPQGYRCSCSTGYGGINCQEERSDCRNDTCPERAMCKDEPGYNNFTCLCRSGYTGIDCDVTIDPCSANGNPCKNGATCTALQQGRYKCECLPGWEGQLCEINTDDCIEKPCLLGAPCTDLVNDFSCSCPPGFTGKRCHEKIDLCSNGPCKHGICVDKLFVHQCVCDPGWSGPSCDININECVISPCENGGRCIDSIDDFTCSCEPGYTGKRCQHTIDDCASQPCQNGATCTDQIDGFTCKCRPGFIGLQCETAIDECLNEPCNPAGTERCIDLDNKYQCVCREGFTGEMCETNVDDCASDPCFNGGSCKDEIGGYKCGCQPGWTGKRCERDIGNCVNLPCQNNAKCIDLFQDYFCVCPSGTDGKQCETAPERCIGSPCMHGGKCQDFGSGLNCTCSLDYTGIGCQYEFDACEAGLCKNGATCIDQGDDYSCTCAPGFTGKNCDEDIIDCKENSCPPSATCIDLPGRFYCQCPFNLTGDDCRKSISVDYDLYFSDPLRSSAAQVVPFSTGSADSLTIGMWVQYTQQDEGGIFFTAYGVSNSYIALNKRTIIQAHSNGVQVSLFPELQDVYLSFGEYATVNDGQWHHVALVWDGSNGGELTLITEGLIASKLEGYGSGKTLPQYVWVTLGKPQSDNPKAYTESGFQGHLTKVQIWNRALDVTNEIQKQVRDCRTEPVLYNGLVLTWAGYDDTIGGVERIVPSHCGQRVCPNGYTGSKCQTLQVDKEPPRVERCPGDLWVIAKNGSTIVNWDMPAFSDNVGVTKVVEKSGHKPGQNLAWGAYDIAYIAYDNAGNAATCTFKVTVLFEFCPPLPDPLGGYQSCRDWGAGGQFKVCEIACRDGLRFSQQVPPFYTCGAEGFWRPTNDPSLPLVYPACSPASPAQRVFKISMQFPSSVLCNDAGQAVLRQKVRSAINQLNRDWNFCSYAVDGTRECKELDINVKCDHRGNVRQTRQVSSPPTATSKDTYVLDAIIPVEDDPVIHNGNNERSTVKRLLEKLILEDEQFDVRSILPNTVPDPASLKLESDYACPMGQVVMAPDCVSCAVGTYLDAASDSCKPCPTGTYQSEAGQLQCTPCPAIAGQLGVTQASGARSAADCKERCAAGKYYDAEADLCRPCGHGSYQPREGAFSCIACPRGQTTRATEAVSAAECRDDCPSGEQLSSDGGCEPCPRGTWRATGSGASCAPCPPGTTTPNPGAASPDQCSLPVCKPGSYLNVTLNICIQCRKGTYQSETQQSLCIPCPINTSTRGPGAVSESDCTNPCEMSGPNMHCDTNAYCLLIPETSEFKCQCKPGFNGTGEVCIDVCLGFCENGGECVKDQRGEPTCRCAGSFTGRHCKDKSEFAYIASGVAGGVIFIIFLVLLVWMICARSTKKREPKKTLTPAIDQNGSQVNFYYGAHTPYAESIAPSHHSTYAHYYDDEEDGWEMPNFYNETYMKESLHNGMNGKMNSLARSNASIYGTKEDLYDRLKRHAYPGKKDKSDSDSEGQ; this is encoded by the exons GATGGGACTTAAAAGGACTGCATTGTTATAAGTTTTTCAATATCAGACATTCATGGGAAAAAGCAGCGGAATTATGTCGAAG gtaCGGGAGCGAGTTGATAGTTATAGATAGTTATACAGAAAATAATATGACTGCAAATATGGTGCCATCTAGTCCTAGTAACAATCACTACTGGCTTGGTCTTGCGACTGTAGATGATCTTAGAACTAATACTTTGGAATCGGCTGCTGGAGCATTAGTATCACAATACGCAGGATTTTGGGACCTGAGGCAACCAAATCCCAAAGATGGTGAATGTGTGGATGTTCATGTTACATCAGACAGTCAATCATGGGAACTTACAACATGCGAAACACTTCTTCCATTCATGTGCAGAGCAAACGCTTGTCCTACTG GAACCTTCCATTGTTCGAACGGCAGATGTATAAATGCGGCCTTCAAGTGCGACAAGCAAGACGATTGTGGAGATGCGTCTGACGAAATGGACTGCGCTTCTGAATGTCATTTTTATATGGCTAGTAGTGGAGATGTTGTTGAGAGCCCGAACTATCCTCATAAATATTCACCCTTTAGCGAGTGCAAATGGACACTCGAAGGACCCCAGGGACAAAACATCGTACTACAGTTCCAAGATTTTGAAACTGAAAAGTCTTTTGATACTGTTCAAATCTTAGTCGGTGGACGAACCGAAGacaaatctgttaatttagcgACACTATCAGGAAAACAAGATTTATCTAATACAACTTATGTATCCGCTTCTAACTTTATGATAATTAAATTTAGCTCTGATGGATCCGTAGAAAAGAAAGGATTCCGTGCCTCGTGGAAAACAGAATCATCAAATTGTGGGGGTATACTCAGAGCAACGCCTCAAGGTCAAGTGTTAACATCTCCTGGTTATCCTAATACTTATCCTGGTGGTTTAGAATGTATGTACATTATCGAGGCACAACCTGGCAGGATAGTATCTTTGGAAATTGAcgatttagatttagaaatgAATAGAGACTATATAGTAATCAAAGATGGCAACATGCCGTCTAGCCCCGTTCTCGCAAGGTTAACTGGATCTGGTGAAGACAATGAAAAAGTAGTTATTTCTACTACGAATCACATGTATATGTACTTCCGAACTAGCCTCGGAGATTCTAAAAAAGGCTTCAATATGAGGTACTCGCAGGGGTGTAGAGCAACTATAATAGCAGCAAATGGAACTTTTACCTCTCCAGCCTATGGTCTCAGTAACTACCCAAATAATCAGGAATGTTTATACAGAATTAAGAATCCAAACGGTGGCCCACTATCCCTTAAATTTAATGAGTTCGCTATTCACCCTTCTGATGTAGTTCAAGTATTTGACGGGTCAAGTCCAAGTGGATTACGATTACATTCAGATAATGGGTTTACTGTCAAACCGAGAATTACTTTAACGGCTTCAAGTGGAGAAATGCTTATTCGTTTTATGTCAGACTCATTACATAATGGAGCTGGTTGGAAGGCTACATTTTCAGCAG attgtCCTCCCATAAAATCCGGAATTGGTGCTCTAGCATCTAACAGAGACACTGCTTTTGGAACAACAATAACATTTTCATGTCCAATTGGTCAAGAATTTGCCACTGGAAAGTCTCGAATCTCTACGAAATGTTTAGATGGAGGAAAATGGTCTACCACATACATTCCTAGCTGTCAAG AGGTTTATTGCGGTCCTGTACCTCAAATCGACAACGGCTTCTCAATTGGTTCAACGAATGTAACTTACCGTGGCGTGGCAACTTATCAATGCTATGCAGGGTTTGCTTTTCCAACTGGACAACCTATAGAAAGAATCTCATGTCTGTCGGATGGAAGATGGGAAAGAACGCCAACATGCCTTG caTCGCAGTGTGTAGCACTACCTGATGTACCACATGCTAATGTTACAATACTTAACGGCGGAGGTCGAAGTTATGGTACTATAGTGCGCTACGAATGTGAGCCTGGCTACGTTCGGACTGGACAGCCGGTGCTGCTTTGTATGAGTAATGGAACATGGTCTGGTGAAGTACCAATATGCTCAAAAATATTGTGTCCTAAGTTTCCTGAAATTAAAAACGGATTCATCGTTGATCAAACCAGATCATATATGTTTGGTGATGAAGCACGTGTACAGTGCCATAaag GATACAAGATAAATGGCCCTAGCATAATCAGATGTGGAGCTAATCAAGAATTTGATGCAATGCCTACTTGTGAAGATATCAACGAATGTATCAGCAGCCAATGTGACTCAACGTCTACAGAATGTAAAAATACTCAAGGTGGATTTTACTGTCCCTGTCGGCCGGGATTCACACCTAGTCTGGATTGCAGGCCAGTCGGCGACTTAGGATTAATTAATGGCGCTATACCAGATGAGTCTATAACTACTTCCACGTCTGAACCTGGTTATCATAAAGGG ATGATTCGGCTCAATAACGGAGGAGGTTGGTGTGGAAACAATCTAGAAGCTGGAGCTAATTGGGTTCTTGTAGATTTAAGAGCACCTACAATTGTAAGAGGATTCCGAACCATGAGTGTTATGCGAGCAGACGCCAATATTGCATTTACTTCTGCAATAAGAATCCAATACACCAATGATTTAGCTGATGTATTTAAAGATTACACTAACCCTGATGGAACAGCTGTGGAGTTCCGCATATTAGAACCAACATTATCGGTATTAAATCTACCAATGCCAATTGAGGcacaatttattaaattcaaaatacAGGATTATGTAGGTGCACCATGCTTAAAGATTGAAATTATGGGATGCGCAAGACTTGACTGTTCAGATATAAACGAGTGCAACGAAAACAACGGTGGATGTGATCAAAAGTGTATCAACAC GCCCGGAAACTTCTCATGCTCATGTAATATTGGATATGAGCTCTACTTTTCCAACGGAACAGCTGGGTTTTCTATAGAGAAGTCTGAAACTGGTGAAAGAGATGGTGATACATATCAAAGAAATAAATCTTGTGTCCCTGTTATGTGTCCACCACTTGCCTCGCCTGAAAATGGTCTATTACTATCTACAAAAAGTTCTTATCACTTCGGCGATATTGTTGAATTCCAGTGTGATTTTGGATATGTTATGTCTGGATTTTCTTCACTGCTTTGCACTTCAAGTGGAACGTGGAACGGCACAGCTCCAGAATGCCAAT ATGCACGTTGTGTTACATTATCTGACGACAAAAAAGACGGTTTAAAAGTAATAAGAGATGACTCTGAAAGTGTTTTGGTGCCATATAGAGATAACGTTACCATTACTTGTACATCTCCAGGTCGTTTATTACGCAATACTGCTACTTCCTCTTTTAGACAATGTGTTTATGATCCAAAACCA GGTCTACCACATTATTGGTTTTCTGGTGCTCAACCCCAATGCCCTCGTAAAGATTGTGGTGTACCGATGCCGACACCTGGAGCTGAATACGGTCAATATCTTGATACGAGATATCAGAGCTCTTTCTTCTTTGGATGCCAAAATACTTTTAAACTAGCAGGTCAAACAAGTAAACATGATAATGTAGTGAGATGTCAAGCAAATGGAATTTGGGACTTTGGAGATTTAAGATGCGAAGGACCTGTATGCGATGATCCAGGCCGACCAGCAGATGGGATCCAAATCTCGAAAAGCTATGAACAAGGATCTGAAGTTTTATTTGGATGTTCAAGACCTGGTTACATTTTAATTAACCCAAGACCTATCACATGCATACGTGAACCAGAATGTAAAGTTATTAGACCTCTTGGTTTAGCTTCCGGAAGAATACCCGACTCTGCTATTAATGCGACCTCTGAAAGACCTAATTATGAAGCCAAAAATATCAGGCTCAATTCAGTTACTGGCTGGTGTGGTAAACAAGAAGCATTCACTTATGTTAGTGTTGACTTAGGAAAAGTCTACAGAGTTAAAGCTATTTTAGTTAAAGGAGTCGTAACATCTGATATTGTTGGCCGACCTACAGAAATAAGATTTTTCTACAAACAAGCAGAAAATGAAAATTATGTGGTTTACTTCCCTAACTTCAATTTAACAATGAGAGATCCCGGAAATTATGGAGAGCTAGCAATGATTACATTGCCAAAATATGTGCAGGCGAGATTTGTTATATTAGGTATTGTTAGTTTTATGGACAATGCTTGCCTTAAATTTGAATTAATGGGTTGTGATGAGCCTGCTGTAGAACCATTATTAGGTTATGACTATGGATATTCTCCTTGCGtcg ataatGAACCACCGGTCTTCCAAAATTGCCCACAACATCCGATTATAGTGCAGACTGATGTCAATGGAGGATTATTGCCAGTCAATTTTACTGAACCAACTGCTACTGATAACTCTGGTGCTATTGCTAGATTAGAAGTTACACCGCAACATTTTAAAACTCCAATACAAGTTTTCCACAATATGGTTGTACGATACGTAGCATTTGACTTTGATGGAAATGTTGCTATTTGTGAAGTTAATATCACGGTACCCGATTACACACCACCTAGATTAAGTTGCCCACAAAGTTATGTCATAGAACTAGTCGATAAACAAGATAGCTATGCTGTAAACTTTAACGAAACTAGAAAACGAATAAACGCAACTGATGCTTCTGGAGAAGTATTCTTAAAGTTCATTCCTGAAAAAGCAGTAATACCGATACGTGGCTATGAAAATGTTACCGTTATAGCGTCCGATAAATATGGAAATCAAGCTCAATGCCACTTCCAG GTATCGGTTCAAGCCACACCTTGTGTAGATTGGGAACTTATGCCACCAGCCCATGGTTCTCTAAATTGTCTTCCTGGCGATAGAGGAATACAATGTATTGCTACTTGTAGCCCGGGATTTAGATTTACTGATGGAGAGCCAGTCAAAACATTCGTATGTGAGACAAAACGTCAATGGGTACCAACTGCAGTAGTGCCTGACTGTgtttctgaaa ATACTCAACAAGCTACGTACCACGTTGTAGCAGGTGTACAATATCGAGCTCTTGGAGCCGTTTCAAATGCTTGCTTGCCTCAATACAAAGATCTTCTAGCGCAGTATGATAACATATTAAATGAACGTCTATCGCAACGTTGTTCAGCCGTAAACGTAAACATCAATGTTACGTTCGTCAAAGCAATGCCTAGTCTTCTCGATGAAAATGTAGTCAAAATGGACTTTGTTTTGGCTATAACTCCTGCTATAAGACAAACACAGTTATATGACCTTTGTGGTTCTACgttaaatcttatttttgatcTATCTGTGCCTTACGCAAGTGCACTCATTGAACCTGTACTAAACGTTTCTTCAATTGGAAATCAATGTCCACCTTTGAGAGCAATCAGAAGTACAATTACACGAGGATTTACTTGCAGCGTTGGTGAAGTACTTAACATGGACACTACTGATGTACCCAGATGCC TGCACTGTCCTGCTGGAACTTCTGCTggtgaaaaacaaaaaagttgtaCAATGTGTCCTCGAGGATTTTTCCAGAACCAAGCACGACAAGGCTCGTGTCTTAAATGCCCTCAAGGAACATTTACTAGGGAAGAAGGATCAAAAGACTTAAATGACTGCGTACCTGTATGTGGATATGGAACATATTCTCCAACAGGATTAGTTCCATGCTTAGAATGTCCTCGCAATAGCTATACAAGTGAACCACCTCTAGGAGGATTTAAAGACTGTCAAGCGTGTCCAGTCAATACTTTTACTTATCAACCAGCAGCTTTTGGAAAAGATAAATGTAGAGCAAAGTGTGCTCCAGGAACATATTCACCTACTGGTTTGGCTCCATGCTCTCAATGTCCCAGAAATTTCTATCAAAACTTAGTTGGAAGTACGTTGTGTCTGGAATGTCCAACAAATATGAAAACAGTAAGCACCGGTGCTACAGGTTTAGAAGAATGTCTGCCAGTGGAATGTTCTAATAGTGCTTGTCAACATGGTGGACTTTGTGTACCAAAAGGACATGGTGTTCAATGTTACTGTCCAGCAGGATTTTCGGGCCGCAGGTGTGAAATAGATATTGACGAGTGCGAAAGCCAGCCTTGTTATAATGGAGGAACTTGCATTGATCTTCCACAAGGATACAGATGCTCCTGTTCAACTGGATATGGTGGTATCAACTGCCAGGAAGAAAGATCTGACTGTAGGAATGACACATGTCCTGAGCGCGCTATGTGTAAAGACGAACCAGGCTATAATAATTTCACATGTCTATGTAGGTCCGGATACACTGGCATTGACTGCGATGTTACG attgATCCTTGTTCAGCTAATggaaatccatgcaaaaatggTGCTACTTGTACAGCCTTACAACAAGGCagatataaatgcgaatgtttacCAGGATGGGAAGGTCAATTATGCGAAATAAATACTGACGACTGCATTGAAAAGCCATGTCTACTGGGTGCCCCTTGCACAGACTTAGTTAATGACTTTAGTTGTTCATGCCCACCAGGCTTCACCGGAAAACGTTGCCACGAAAAGATAGACCTTTGCTCTAATGGACCATGTAAACACGGTATCTGTGTTGACAAACTATTTGTTCATCAATGCGTTTGTGATCCGGGGTGGTCGGGACCGTCTTGcgatattaatattaatgaatGCGTTATTTCACCGTGCGAAAATGGAGGCCGTTGTATTGACAGTATCGATGATTTCACTTGTAGTTGTGAACCTGGATACACTGGAAAAAGATGCCAGCACACTATTGACGATTGTGCTTCCCAGCCTTGCCAAAATGGTGCAACATGTACAGACCAAATTGATGGATTCACATGCAAATGCCGACCAGGGTTTATTGGACTACAATGCGAGACAGCTATTGACGAATGCTTGAACGAGCCTTGTAACCCAGCAGGAACTGAACGCTGTATAGACTTGGACAACAAATATCAATGCGTATGTCGTGAAGGATTTACAGGAGAAATGTGTGAAACTAATGTTGATGATTGTGCCTCAGATCCATGCTTTAACGGCGGTTCTTGCAAAGATGAAATAGGTGGCTATAAATGTGGTTGTCAGCCCGGATGGACCGGAAAACGTTGTGAACGTGATATTGGAAATTGCGTTAATTTACCTTGCCAGAATAATGCTAAATGTATCGACCTTTTCCAAGACTACTTCTGCGT gtgtCCTAGTGGAACAGATGGGAAACAGTGTGAAACTGCACCAGAACGTTGCATTGGTAGCCCATGCATGCATGGTGGAAAGTGTCAAGATTTTGGTTCTGGCCTTAACTGCACTTGTTCGCTAGATTACACAGGCATCGGTTGTCAATATGAATTCGACGCTTGTGAGGCTGGTCTATGTAAAAATGGAGCAACATGCATAGACCAAGGAGACGATTACTCTTGCACATGTGCCCCCGGATTTACAGGAAAGAACTGCGACGAAGATATCATCGACTGTAAAGAAAATTCATGCCCTCCATCAGCAACCTGTATTGATTTACCTGGACGATTTTACTGTCAATGTCCTTTCAATTTAACTGGTGATGACTGTAGAAAAT CTATCAGCGTAGATTATGATTTATACTTCAGTGATCCATTACGTTCAAGCGCTGCCCAGGTAGTACCGTTTAGTACAGGATCAGCTGACAGCCTAACTATTGGAATGTGGGTTCAGTATACACAACAAGACGAAGGTGGTATTTTCTTCACGGCTTATGGTGTAAG CAATTCATACATCGCGCTTAATAAGAGAACAATTATACAAGCTCATTCCAATGGTGTACAAGTATCTCTTTTCCCTGAACTTCAAGATGTGTATCTAAGCTTTGGTGAATATGCAACTGTTAACGACGGACAGTGGCATCATGTTGCATTAGTATGGGATGGAAGCAATGGAGGTGAATTAACACTCATCACAGAAGGTTTGATTGCCAGTAAACTAGAAGGATATGGCAGTGGGAAAACACTACCACAATA TGTGTGGGTAACGCTGGGAAAACCACAATCGGACAATCCAAAAGCTTATACTGAATCAGGCTTCCAAGGACATCTAACTAAGGTACAGATTTGGAATCGTGCCTTAGACGtaactaatgaaatacaaaaacaaGTTCGTGACTGCAGAACTGAACCCGTCTTATACAACGGCTTAGTACTCACATGGGCTGGATATGATGATACTATTGGCGGAGTAGAAAGAATCGTTCCATCGCATTGCGGACAAAGGGTTTGTCCGAATGGCTATACCGGTTCTAAATGCCAAACACTGCAAGTTGACAAGGAACCACCAAGAGTAGAACGTTGTCCCGGTGACTTGTGGGTTATTGCTAAAAATGGATCGACAATTGTCAACTGGGACATGCCAGCGTTCAGCGATAATGTTGGAGTTACCAAAGTGGTTGAAAAGTCAGGACACAAACCTGGTCAAAACCTTGCCTGGGGAGCGTACGACATTGCATACATTGCTTATGACAACGCAGGAAATGCTGCCACTTGCACTTTCAAAGTTACTGTTTTGT TCGAATTCTGTCCACCTTTACCTGACCCGTTGGGAGGATATCAGTCTTGCCGCGACTGGGGTGCGGGCGGCCAATTTAAAGTATGCGAGATCGCATGTCGAGATGGCTTGAGATTCTCACAACAAGTACCACCTTTCTATACTTGCGGAGCTGAAGGATTCTGGCGTCCTACAAATGATCCATCGTTACCACTTGTTTATCCAGCATGTTCCC CTGCTTCGCCCGCACAACGTGTGTTCAAAATATCAATGCAGTTCCCTAGTTCAGTCCTATGTAATGATGCTGGACAGGCTGTGCTTAGACAGAAAGTGCGAAGTGCTATCAATCAACTTAATAGAGACTGGAACTTCTGCTCCTACGCTGTTGATG GTACGCGGGAATGCAAGGAATTGGATATCAATGTGAAATGCGACCATAGAGGAAACGTCCGACAAACAAGACAAGTATCGTCACCACCAACTGCAACGTCCAAAGATACATATGTACTGGATGCTATAATACCAGTGGAAGA CGACCCAGTAATCCACAACGGTAACAACGAACGCTCTACTGTAAAACGATTACTGGAGAAACTTATACTCGAAGACGAACAATTTGATGTACGAAGCATTTTGCCGAACACCGTCCCAGATCCAGCTAGCTTGAAACTTGAATCCGACTATGCTTGTCCCATGGGACAGGTTGTCATGGCGCCAGATTGCG TGTCTTGCGCTGTGGGTACCTACCTTGATGCGGCAAGCGACTCCTGCAAACCTTGTCCTACTGGTACTTACCAATCTGAAGCCGGTCAATTACAATGCACGCCTTGTCCAGCTATCGCGGGACAGTTAGGAGTTACGCAAGCCTCTGGTGCCAGAAGCGCAGCTGATTGCAAAG AAAGGTGTGCTGCTGGCAAGTACTACGATGCTGAGGCGGATCTGTGCAGACCTTGTGGTCACGGCTCATACCAACCACGAGAAGGTGCATTCTCTTGCATCGCCTGTCCAAGGGGGCAAACGACACGCGCCACCGAAGCGGTATCCGCCGCTGAATGCAGAGATGACTGTCCATCAG GCGAGCAACTGAGCAGCGATGGGGGTTGTGAGCCGTGCCCTCGAGGCACTTGGCGAGCTACAGGATCCGGCGCGTCCTGCGCACCCTGCCCGCCCGGCACCACCACTCCCAATCCTGGAGCCGCATCACCTGACCAATGCTCATTACCAGTCTGCAAGCCAG gttCTTATCTCAACGTGACCCTCAACATCTGCATACAATGCAGGAAGGGAACATACCAGTCGGAAACGCAACAATCGCTATGTATTCCATGCCCTATTAACACCAGTACAAGAGGACCTGGAGCT